In the genome of Delphinus delphis chromosome 15, mDelDel1.2, whole genome shotgun sequence, one region contains:
- the UQCRC2 gene encoding cytochrome b-c1 complex subunit 2, mitochondrial: MRLIARAGSLSRFYSLKVAPKAKATTAPAGVPPHPQDLEFTKLPNGLVIASLENYAPASRIGLFIKAGSRYEDSNNLGTSHLLRLASSLTTKGASSFKITRGIEAVGGELSVISTRENMAYTVECLRDDVDILMEFLLNVTTAPEFHRWEVAALQSQLRIDKAVAFQNPQAHVIENLHAAAYRNALANSLYCPDYRIGKVTPDELHDYVQNHFTSARMALIGLGVSHPVLKQVAEQFLNMRGGLGLSGAKTKYRGGEIREQNGDSLVHAALVAESAAAGSAEANAFSVLQHVLGAGPHVKRGSNATSSLYQAVAKGIHQPFDVSAFNASYSDSGLFGIYTISQAAAAGDVIKAAYNQVKTVAQGNLSNTDVQVAKNKLKAGYLMSVESSEGFLDEVGSQALVAGSYVPPSTVLQQIDSVADADVINAAKKFVSGQKSMAASGNLGHTPFVDEL; this comes from the exons ATGAGGCTAATAGCCAGAGCTGGGTCCCTCTCG AGATTTTATTCCCTCAAAGTTGCTCCCAAAGCTAAAGCCACAACTGCCCCTGCAGGAGTGCCTCCACATCCTCAGGACCTTGAG tttacCAAATTACCAAATGGTTTAGTGATTGCTTCTCTCGAAAACTATGCTCCTGCATCAAGAATTGGTTTGTTCATTAAAGCAGGCAGCAGATATGAGGACTCCAACAATTTAGGAACCTCTCATTTGCTTCGTCTTGCATCCAGTTTG actACAAAAGGAGCTTCATCTTTCAAGATAACCCGTGGAATTGAAGCAGTTGGTGGAGAATTAAG TGTGATTTCAACAAGGGAAAACATGGCTTATACTGTGGAATGCCTGCGGGATGATGT TGATATTCTAATGGAGTTCCTGCTCAATGTCACCACAGCACCAGAATTTCATCGCTGGGAGGTAGCTGCCCTTCAGTCTCAGCTAAGGATTGACAAAGCTGTGGCTTTTCAGAATCCACAGGCTC ACGTCATTGAAAATTTGCATGCTGCAGCTTACCGAAATGCCTTGGCTAATTCCTTATATTGTCCTGATTATAGGATTGGAAAAGTGACACCAGATGAG TTACATGACTATGTACAGAATCATTTTACAAGTGCAAGAATGGCTTTGATTGGACTTG gTGTGAGTCATCCTGTTCTAAAGCAAGTTGCTGAACAGTTTCTCAACATGAGGGGTGGGCTTGGTTTATCTGGTGCAAAGACCAAGTACCGTGGAG GTGAAATTCGAGAACAGAATGGAGACAGTCTCGTCCATGCTGCTCTTGTAGCAGAAAGTGCTGCTGCAGGAAGTGCAGAAGCAAATGCGTTTAGTGTTCTCCAGCATGTCCTCGGTGCTGGACCACATGTTAAGAGGGGCAGCAATGCCACCAGCTCTCTATACCAAGCTGTTGCCAAGGGAATTCACCAGCCATTTGAT GTTTCCGCTTTTAATGCCAGTTACTCAGATTCTGGACTCTTTGGGATTTACACTATCTCACAGGCTGCAGCTGCTGGAGAT GTTATCAAGGCTGCCTATAACCAAGTAAAAACAGTTGCTCAAGGAAACCTTTCTAATACAGATGTCCAAGTTGCCAA GAACAAGCTGAAAGCTGGGTACCTAATGTCAGTGGAGTCTTCTGAGGGTTTCCTGGATGAAGTTGGGTCCCAGGCTCTAGTTGCTGGTTCATATGTGCCGCCATCCACAGTCCTTCAGCAGATTGACTCGGTAGCTGACGCTGATGTCATAAAT GCTGCAAAGAAGTTTGTTTCTGGCCAGAAGTCAATGGCAGCAAGTGGAAATTTGGGGCATACACCTTTCGTTGATGAGTTGTAG
- the PDZD9 gene encoding PDZ domain-containing protein 9 isoform X2, with protein MKKAVHKSVNGDVLITVGYANVLGYTLREFLKLLQHITIGTVLQIKVYRDFIDIPQEWQEIYDLIPETKFPITHTTKKTEEAKDDSFTSSDDNEDAVLDKRLKYYKYPRSTGHYPARRPMSISREWHGYKKKNCTFSVGKDSNCDVMIHRDHKKEVRAPSPYWTMVKQDDKSSSSSSASSTSDAFWLEDYAHAEKGKSEPVSKVG; from the exons gtgatgttttgattactgttggcTATGCCAATGTGTTAGGATATACTCTTCgagaatttttaaagcttttgcaaCATATCACCATAGGAACAGTGCTACAAATCAAGGTTTACCGAGATTTTATTGACATACCCCAAGAATGGCAAGAAATATATGATTTAATCCCTGAGACCAAATTCCCAATTACACA cacaacaaagaaaactgaGGAGGCAAAAGATGACTCTTTCACAAGCAGTGATGACAATGAAGATGCAGTTTTAGATAAAAGACTTAAGTACTATAAATATCCACGGTCCACTGGGCATTACCCTGCAAGGAGACCGATGTCTATCTCCAGAGAATGGCATGGATATAAAAAGAAGAACTGTACTTTTAGTGTAGGAAAAGACAGTAACTGTGACGTGATGATTCACAGAGACCACAAGAAAGAAGTGAGGGCCCCTTCTCCATACTGGACAATGGTGAAGCAAGACGACAAaagctcctcctcctcctcggccTCCTCTACCTCAGATGCATTTTGGCTCGAAGACTATGCCCATGCTGAAAAGGGCAAGAGTGAACCTGTATCAAAAGTTGGTTAG